The following DNA comes from Aquila chrysaetos chrysaetos chromosome 9, bAquChr1.4, whole genome shotgun sequence.
CTGACACGGAGGGTGGCTGAGTCAGCGCTGCCTGGACCAGGGAacctggagagggagaggagagaggggagaagacGGGGGTCAGCCAGTgccccaccagcacagccctccccaggcagcagggtggggaACGCCAAAGTCAGGGGAGAACAGAAGCAGACACGATCACAGGGAAAtttggggagcagagcccagcccaaCATActccagcacagaggcagctctggcagcagcagcaggacgtGGTCATCAGCAGCAAGAGCCCGTGGGGTGGCAGACAATGCCACACTGTGAACTTTGAAGGGACCGGGCAATGGTCCCCAGCCACAAAGTCACATCCAGTCCTCTGGGACACAAAAGGGAGGACATTGACAACCATGGTGGTGCAGAGAGGACAGGAACCTGcctcagccccacagccacAGCTCCCCTCAGCcaggagggagaaaggcagaaaacctTCCCCTGATTTAGTAGTCAGTGTCTCATTTCCTATTACTTGTCACCAGACACcatagctgctgctgctgtcccagccACCACAGTAATAGACAGCCTCGTCCTTGGCTTGGACCCCAGTGATGGTTAACGTGCCCGTGGAGCCAGGCTTGGATCCGGAGAATCGCGAAGGGATGCCAGAGGGTCTCTTGTTGCTGCTATAGATGACAGTGACAGGGGCACTGCCAGGAACCTTCTGCTGGTACCAGCCAACACCatcgctgctgctgctactcCCGGAGCAGGTGATCTGGACGGTTTGTCCCACGTTCGCTGACACCGAGGGTGGCTGAGTCAGCGCTGCCCGGACCACGGAacctggagagggagaggagagaagatgGGGGTCAGCCAGCgccccaccagcacagcctTTCTTGGGCAGCAGGGCGGGGATGGGACCCCTGTGCTCAAAGGCCCCGGATGGGTGCAGCAAGCCTGGCCAGGGCACCTGAGCCGTGGGCGAGCAGCGTAAAGAGGAGAGGGGCTCAGGCCATGGCACGATCCCACCAGCTCCGCATCCCCACACCGACTGGGTGATGCCGGGGACCCCGACTCCCTTTTAAGCCCCCACCTGCCCGGGCACGGCCCCTCCATGCCAGTGTGGCCCCGCAATGTTCCCTGGCAGCTCCTGTCCCAGTGCTCCCCCTGCCCACTGCAGGCACATCTCTCGCCCACCAAAGGCACCAAGATCACGCTGGGCTGCCTGCTCCGTGGGCCACTCAGCTGGGAAAACCAGGTCCTGCTTCGCACCAGGGCACCACAAGCGGGTTTCGCTCAGCCGCCACAAGACTATGACCGCTGGACCGCGGTGTCCAGCCAAATGCTCCTCAACTCTGGTTTTGGCAAATACAACCTCAGCCGAGACACGTGCCGAGGGACGGCAGGAACGCTTTTCTACCCTGCCTTGCTGAAGCATCCTCTGCAGCCGCCTTTGCCCGGCCTGCGACCCCGGCATCACCCACCCACCCTCAGAGCATCCCTCTGCGGCAGCACAGCTCCTCCAGCCGcgctccccttcccctcccgctTCTCCGCGGGGCTCCGCACCCGGCCCAGCACCGCACCAGCACCGCCACTGCAGGCCGGTGCTCTGAGACCTCCCTGGCCAGGGGCCACGATGGCTCCGGCACCGCAGACGCTCCCACTTCTCAGCAGCACCGCGGGGACGAGGAGCAGTGCTCCGGCCTCCGCTACCCGTGGAGCATGAGGGCAAACGCCCAGCTCCGCACACCGGCGCAGAGCTCTCCACACCGCTCTTCCCAGACCTGCCTCTGCCTTTCCGCGCTGCCCTAAGCAGGAGGTGGGATGAGTCTGCCGAAGCAGAGTCCTTGGGCATCTCCGACAGAGCCCGAAATGTTTCGGGGCCGCGTCTCAGGAAGAAAGCGGCAGCTTCCTGTCCTCCCTCGCAGCCCCCTCACACCAAATTCCAGACCCCCTTCACCTCTTAGAAGCAAAATGAACAGGACCCGCACGCCCAAAGAAAGGAGTTTATTATTCTATGTCCGTTGTCTTACAGAAGAGCTTCGGTGCCAAGCTACCACCACCCGCTGTGACTCCCTTAGGCCAGGAAGACAGCAGCTCCTCCTTAGACACAGGGTATTTTCCACAGGCCTCTTAATCAGCAGTCTCTTCTGCTTCACCTGCGCGTTGGGAACCAAGACTAACGTTTTCTCACAAGCTCACGAGCAATAGAGCGATGCGGCTGCTCTACAGCCCGGCAcgccgcagcagcagcaccccccCGTGGCCCGCCTCCCCTTCGACTTCACCGGACAGAGAAGGAATGCAAGGCGGGGAGAAGCCAACGGGCAGGTTTGAGCGTCATTCAGTACTTCTTGAAGTCAATTCTTTCTACTTTCACATCACCCTCAATTAGTTGGTATACATAAGCCACAACTGTGGAAGCCTGGATGTCCATCAGCACAAACGAAGGGATGATgttcctggaaagaaaacatactttgtCAGTCTTCCCGGTTAGCTCACGCTTCTTGCTATGACAGACCTTCTGCTTATGTATTCTAATACACGGCATTGCCAAGGGCCGCAGGGATCTGGGAAACACTGCAGTTTGCGGGTACTGACAGGAGCGTCTCAGGCAGAGTTACACTCAGCCTACAAGAGCCCTCGAGGCTACTCAACAGCCTACGTCGTGTCAGGCTGGGGCATTTAAGCCGACAGTGCCTCCGGAAGCCTGATTTCCCACCAAATATTAGCACGCAGCCTCTGGGAAGAcaccagaaagcaaaaggcCTTCAAGAAGCTGCCGCGACTCACCCCTCTCTGGGCCCAGGAAGCAGCCCCAGACACTCCAGTGCTGGGCGGCCATGCCCAACACGTGGGCCAAGTCAAaccctgggagcaggggagccCCGCTGCGTAccctgggaagggagagggctGGCCTCCTGGCGAGAAGGCTACCCAACAGTAAACGAACACACAGCACCAGCGCCAACATCACATTTTTGCGGACAGGAGCAACCGGCCGCGCCACAGCTCTGCGCTACCAGAAGCTGTGTCACTTCCACATCCTCCAGCACCACCGTCACGATCGCTGCCACCCGCGCACAGCGGACAGTAACAGTCGACCCAGAGCACCCACCATGGCCGTCCAGCGGGGCGTCGGGGTGCTGACCAGCCCGGCCGTCCTGGGCAGCACAGTAGTAGACAGCCTCGTCCTCGGCTTGGACCCCAGTGGTGGTTAATGTGCTTGTTGAGCCAGATGTAGATGCGGAGAATCGCGAAGGGATGTCTGAGGGTCTCTGGCTGTTGCTGTAGATGACAGTGACAGGGCCACTGCCAGGAACCTTCTGCTGATGCCAGCTGTAATAACCATAGCTGCTGCTACCCCCGGAGCAGGTGATCTGGACGGTTTGTCCCACGTTCGCTGACATGGAGGGTGGCTGAGTCAGCGCTGCCTGGACCAGGGAacctggagagggagaggagagaggggagaagacGGGGGTCAGCCAGTgccccaccagcacagccctcccGGGCAGTGGGATGCAGACCCTGTGCCCAATAGCCCTGATGTCCCAGAGAGACCCACAGCTCCACAGCCAGAAATGAACACTAGAGAGCCATGGCCCTGGCAGGAAAGCTGGCATCAGCAGGGACGTGGAACACCAGCCTCTGAGGGAAAGGGGCCTGGTCACGGCTACAGAAACTtctggggagcagagcccagcctggTGCAGCGCAACCCAGCAGAGGcaactccagcagcagcaggaggatggggcTGCCAGGAGCaaaaggcagcagggctggggatgaGGCAATGGCATTTCTGTTACAGGGACGGGGAAAAGGAACACTCAGCCGCAGAGTCATCTCCTGTGTGTTGGGACATGGAAGCGGGGATGTTCACAGTCATGTCCTTGGACAGGGTACAGGAACCTCTGCTCAGCTCCACAGCCACAACTCTGCTTGGCCATGAGGAACAAGGGCTGAAAATCTTCCTCTTCGACGCGGGGCTCTGCGTCTCACTTCCCCATTACTCAGTGCCTTCATAAACGCGATCAAAACTGCTGCCGTCGTAGCCACCACAGTAATAGACAGCCTCGTCCTCAGCTTGGACCCCAGTGATGGTTAACGTGCTTGTGGAGCCAGACAAGGATCCGGAGAATCGTGAAGGGATGCCAGAGGGTCTGTTGCTATTCCAGTAGATGACAGTGACAGGGGCACTGCCAGGAACCTTCTGCTGGTACCAGCCATAATAACCATAGCTGCTGCTACCCCCGGAGCAGGTGATCTGGACGGTTTGTCCCGGGTTCGCTGACACCGAGGGTGGCTgagtgtattggctttgtgtggcaaggttttggtagcggtgGGGGTTACGGGGGGggtttctgtaagaagctgctggaagcttcccctgtgtccgacagagccaataccagtcagctctaagacggacccgccgccggccaaggccgagcaCATCAGCGACAGTtgtaacgcctctgtgataacatttttaagaaggaaaaaatgttgttgggacagaaggaaacagcagccggagagaggagtgagaacaggtaagagaaaaaaccctgcagacacccaggtcagtgcagaaggagggggaggaggagctccaggcgccggagcagagattcccctgcagcccgtggtggggaagaccatggtgaggcaggctgtcccctggcagcccagggaggtccacgggggagcagatctccacctgcagcccatggaggaccccaggccggagcaggtggatgcccaaaggaggctgtgaccccgtgggaagcccacgctggagcaggctcctggcaggacctgtggccccgtggagagaggagcccacggagcaggttttttggcaggacttgtgaccctacgggggacccacgctggagcagtttgtgaagaactgcagcccgtgggaaggacccacgttggagaagttcatggaggactgtccCGTGagaaggaccccacgctggagcaggggaagagtgtgatgagtcttGCCCCTGAGGatgatgaagcggcagaaaataaagtgtgatgaactgaccgtaaaccccattccccatccccctgatGGGGGAACACCGTAGCTGCCGCTGCTGTCCACGCCACCACAGTAATAGACAGCCTCGTCCTCGGCTTGGACCCCAGTGATGGTTAACGTGCCCGTGGAGCCAGACAAGGAACCGGAGAATCGCGAAGGGATGCCAGAGGGTCTCTTGTTGTCACTGTAGATCACAGTGACAGGGGCACTGCCAGGAACCTTCTGCTGGTACCAGCCAGCATAACTGCTGCTGCTACTCCCGGAGCAGGTGATCTGGACGGTTTGTCCCACGTTCGCTGACACGGAGGGTGGCTGAGTCAGCGCTGCCTGGACCAGGGAacctggagagggagaggagagaggggagaagacGGGGGTCAGCCAGTgccccaccagcacagccctccccaggcagcagggtggggaACGTCAAAGTCAGGGGAGAACAGAAGCAGACACGATCACAGGGAAAtttggggagcagagcccagcccaaCATActccagcacagaggcagctctggcagcagcagcaggacgtGGTCATCAGCAGCAAGAGCCCGTGGGGTGGCAGACAATGCCACACTGTGAACTTTGAAGGGACCGGGACAATGGTCCCCAGCCACAAAGTCACCTCCAGTTCTCTGGGACACAAAAGGGATGACATTGACAACCTTAGTCATGCAGAGAGGACGTAACCTGcctcagccccacagccacAACTCTGCTCAGCCAGGAGTTAGAAGGGCAGAAAACCTTCCCCTGATTTAGGAGTCTGTGTCTCAATTCCTATTACTTGTTTTCACCAGAcaccattgctgctgctgctgtcgtAGCCACCACAGTAATAGACAGCCTCGTCCTCGGCTTGGACCCCAGTGATGGTTAACGTGCCTGTGGAGCCAGACTTGGATCCGGAGAATCGCGAAGGGATGCCAGAGGGTCTCTTGTTGTTATCGTAGATCACAGTGACGGGGGCACTGCCAGGAACCTTCTGCTGGTACCAGCCATAGCTATAGCTACCCCCGGAGCAGGTGATCTGGACGGTTTGTCCCACGTTCGCTGACACGGAGGGTGGCTGAGTCAGCGCTGCCTGGACCAGGGAacctggagagggagaggagagaggggagaagatgGGGGTCAGCCAGTGCCCCACCAGCACAGCCGTCACAGAGCAGCAGGACGGGGATGGGACCCCTGTGCTTATAGACACTGGATGGGAGCAGCGAGTCTGGCCAGGGCACCTGAGCAATGGGCGAGCAGCACgcggaggagagggagaaggccAGCCACGCATCAGGGACCCAGGTGGAAGGtcctgaaatattctattctattctatcatATCCTATCCTACCCTGTCCtgtcctctcccctctccaccCCAAATGACAGGGGATGGGCACAGACCTGGGGCTCTAAGGGATGGCCAATCCAGGACACCAGGCACAGCCACCTGTAGCACAGGGCAGGGCCATGGTGGTGACCTGCCCCACCATCAAACGGGGTCAGCAGAGAATTCTAACTGGCTCCTGTGATGGCAGCAGGTTTTTGTATCACTTCCCGTAGTCCTGTCTCACCATTGTAGCTGCTGTCCTGGCTACCACAGTAATAGACAGCCTCGTCCTCGGCTTGGACCCCAGTGATGGTTAACGTGCCTGTTGAGCCAGACCCGGATCCAGAGAATCGCGAAGGGATGTCTGAGGGTCTCTTGTTATCGTAGATCACAGTGACAGGGGCACTGCCAGGAACCTTCTGCTGGAACCAGCCAAAATCATCGCTAGCCCCGGAGCAGGTGATCTGGACGGTTTGTCCCACGTTCGCTGACACGGAGGGTGGCTGAGTCAGCGCTGCCTGGACCAGGGAacctggagagggagaggagagaggggagaagatgGGGGTCAGCCAgtgccccagcagcacaggccTCCACGAGCAGCAGACTGGGGAATGCCAAAGTCAGAGAGGAACAGAAGTGGACACAATCACGGGGTAATTTGGGGAGCAGACCCCAGCCCAACATATtccagcacagaggcagctctggcagcagcagcaggacgtggtcagcagcagcaagagcccGTGGGGTGGCAGACAATGCCACACTGTGAACTTTGAAGGGACCGGGACAATGGTCCCCAGCCACAAAGTTACCTCCAGTTCTCTGGGACACAAAAGGGAGCACATTCACGGCCACGGTGGTACAAAGGGGACAGGAACCTGcctcagccccacagccacagctctgctcagccagGAGGTAGAAGGGCAGAAAACCTTCCCCTGATTTAGGAGTCTGTGTCTCAATTCCTATTACTTGTTGTCACCAGACACcatagctgctgctgctgtcccagtTACCACAGTAATAGACAGCCTCGTCCTCGGCTTGGACCCCAGTGATGGTTAACGTGGCTGTGGAGCCAGACTTGGATCCGGAGAATCGCGAAGGGATGTCTGAGGGTCTCTTGTTGTTGTAGTAGATGACAGTGACGGGGCACTGCCAGGAACCTTCTGCTGGAACCAGCCATAGTTGTTGTTAATCAAAGAGCAGGAGATCCAGGAGTTTACACCTGGGGACACGTACATCAAGGGCGGTCTTCCTCTTCGATGCTGGGGGTCTGTGTCTCACTTCCCCATTGCTTAGTGCCTTCATAACCCCagtcagcactgctgctgtcctggctACCACAGTAATAGACAGCCTCGTCCTCGGCTTGGACCCCAGTGATGGTTAACGTGCCTGTTGAGCCAGACCCGGATCCAGAGAATCGCGAAGGGATGTCTGAGGGTCTCTTGTTGTTAGCATAGATGACAGTGACAGGAGCGCTGCCAGGAACCTTCTGCTGATGCCAGCTGTAATAAGCATAGCTGCTGTAAATCCCGGAGCAGGTGATCTGGACGGTTTGTCCCACGTTCGCTGACACGGAGGGTGGCTGAGTCAGCGCTGCCTGGACCAGGGAacctggagagggagaggagagaggggagaagacGGGGGTCAGCCAGTGCTCCACTGTCATGACCCAcactggacagaccagggagtcctgTTTAATTCCAAATTCCCTCAGGATAAATTAAGGTGAAAAGACACtaaacgatcagttaaagattttattcatgacagaagcaaactgaactggggaggcgtggtagtaggtgacagggtttctcacaacatgAATTGacataagactacttctgtacaccgtgtaaccatatacatcaattcaaGGGAATAAGGAGATTCCCCCCATTGAGttcacgaggttcagagcagacccccttgctttccacaCTGCTCCTTggagaagggtctaggggcagctggatctactcttagtttcggacttggtcaacagtttgtatcttgaaacggatgaggtgcagggattgtggaaaaggaaaaggaaagagagaagaagacagagagagagaaaggaagagagaaagattccaccg
Coding sequences within:
- the LOC115345496 gene encoding immunoglobulin lambda-1 light chain isoform X1 encodes the protein MVSGDNKFPGPGSADSATLRVSERGTNRPDHLLRDLQQLCLLQLASAEGSWQCPVTVIYYNNKRPSDIPSRFSGSKSGSTATLTITGVQAEDEAVYYCGSQDSSYNGSLVQAALTQPPSVSANVGQTVQITCSGGSYSYGWYQQKVPGSAPVTVIYDNNKRPSGIPSRFSGSKSGSTGTLTITGVQAEDEAVYYCGGYDSSSSNGVFGAGTLLTVLGQPKASPSVYLFPPSPDELSTQSKATLVCLLGDFYPGAVQVTWTADGRTLSSGVETSQPQRQTNNQYMASSYLTLSASDWKSHETYACKVTHEAGNVEKSLKRSECS